One part of the Salvelinus sp. IW2-2015 linkage group LG28, ASM291031v2, whole genome shotgun sequence genome encodes these proteins:
- the LOC111954442 gene encoding cbp/p300-interacting transactivator 2 — protein MVDRMMAMNHGRFPEAINGLHHHHPARRMGMGQFSNPLHHQQQQQQQQQHGYTTGIMGDHLHYGGGNVTSNHGIRHSVGSGNVNVNAGHPNGNMPPGARYSSQFVGPTTAVPTQGQLAASMQLQKLNTQYYSHHTHPSHHHYMHELHPANHQLNGTGQQFRDGNAKHSTSSLPPQAHHLPAAILPPNVIDTDFIDEEVLMSLVIEMGLDRIKELPELWLGQNEFDFMTDFVCKQQPSRVSC, from the coding sequence ATGGTAGACCGCATGATGGCAATGAACCATGGACGATTCCCTGAAGCTATTAATGGTCTCCACCATCACCACCCAGCACGCAGAATGGGCATGGGGCAGTTCTCGAACCCACTACACcatcagcaacaacagcagcagcaacagcagcatggCTACACTACTGGTATTATGGGAGATCATTTGCACTACGGAGGGGGAAATGTAACATCTAACCACGGAATTAGACATTCAGTGGGGTCGGGGAATGTAAATGTAAACGCTGGACACCCAAACGGCAACATGCCTCCCGGTGCGCGCTATAGCTCTCAATTTGTGGGACCCACCACCGCCGTCCCCACTCAAGGACAGCTCGCGGCAAGCATGCAGTTACAAAAGCTCAACACGCAGTACTACAGCCACCATACACATCCCTCTCATCATCATTATATGCATGAGTTACATCCTGCGAATCATCAACTTAACGGGACAGGACAACAGTTCAGAGATGGCAACGCGAAACACAGCACATCCAGTTTGCCTCCACAGGCGCACCATTTGCCTGCTGCAATACTGCCCCCCAACGTCATTGACACGGACTTTATTGATGAGGAGGTCTTGATGTCTCTGGTCATTGAGATGGGGCTGGACCGAATAAAGGAGCTACCTGAGCTGTGGTTAGGACAGAACGAGTTTGATTTCATGACAGACTTTGTATGTAAGCAACAGCCAAGCCGAGTGAGTTGTTAA